In one Curtobacterium citreum genomic region, the following are encoded:
- a CDS encoding rhamnosyltransferase WsaF family glycosyltransferase: MHAYDGLTDRSLVLAGISADGPGRQVVLVLEEIGPGAAFAGVRTALAVAAGLAARTGRTLRIVTTGTSPRRASTRTTERFLAQRFASVVPSGLPAMRVVRREDLGGATFAADTVWIATYWRTAHALDVAARAGVLHRDRVVYLVQDHEPGFLPWSTASAVASATYRAGFVHCVNSIPVAEALERHERIEVDPRFVFAPELDRAGIDRAEAVRGARDPGGVTRVLFYGRPGKPRNMFPLGVAALRVAARELAGDRVDLEFLSAGEPHADVDLGDGHLLRSVGTLSWDGWFDLLGTADVVLSLQQSPHPSHPPLDAARSGAAVVTNELGGLRSGLHPALAAVDADPAALGAAVADAVRTRVRRAPGGAVPGASLGRSLATVLDELARRC, encoded by the coding sequence GCGGACGGCCCCGGGCGGCAGGTCGTCCTCGTGCTCGAGGAGATCGGCCCCGGCGCGGCGTTCGCGGGTGTGCGGACGGCGCTCGCCGTGGCGGCCGGCCTCGCCGCTCGGACCGGCCGGACGCTCCGGATCGTGACGACGGGCACCTCTCCACGCCGAGCATCGACCCGGACGACCGAGCGGTTCCTCGCACAGCGCTTCGCGTCGGTCGTCCCGTCCGGGCTTCCGGCGATGCGGGTCGTCCGACGCGAGGACCTGGGCGGCGCGACGTTCGCCGCCGACACGGTCTGGATCGCGACCTACTGGCGCACGGCGCACGCGCTGGACGTCGCGGCGCGGGCCGGTGTGCTCCACCGCGACCGGGTGGTCTACCTGGTGCAGGACCACGAGCCCGGCTTCCTGCCGTGGTCCACCGCGTCCGCGGTGGCCTCGGCGACCTACCGCGCAGGCTTCGTGCACTGTGTCAACTCGATCCCGGTCGCCGAGGCGCTCGAGCGCCACGAGAGGATCGAGGTCGATCCCCGGTTCGTGTTCGCACCGGAGCTCGATCGTGCCGGGATCGACCGCGCCGAGGCTGTGCGCGGCGCGCGAGACCCCGGAGGCGTCACCCGAGTCCTGTTCTACGGTAGGCCCGGCAAGCCGCGGAACATGTTCCCGCTCGGGGTGGCCGCGCTCCGGGTCGCGGCGCGCGAACTCGCGGGCGACCGTGTCGACCTCGAGTTCCTCTCGGCGGGTGAGCCGCACGCGGACGTCGACCTCGGTGACGGGCACCTCCTCCGCTCGGTCGGCACCCTGAGTTGGGACGGGTGGTTCGACCTCCTGGGGACTGCGGACGTGGTGCTCTCCCTGCAGCAGAGCCCGCACCCGAGCCATCCGCCGCTCGACGCGGCGCGTTCAGGGGCCGCCGTGGTGACGAACGAACTCGGCGGCCTGCGGTCCGGGCTGCACCCGGCGCTCGCTGCTGTCGACGCGGACCCGGCGGCTCTCGGGGCCGCCGTCGCCGACGCCGTCCGTACTCGGGTGCGGCGCGCTCCGGGGGGAGCGGTCCCGGGCGCATCCCTCGGCCGGTCGCTCGCGACGGTGCTCGACGAGCTGGCGCGGCGCTGCTGA
- a CDS encoding acyltransferase family protein, translated as MRVGWLDTAKGLAIAGIVLIHATSWSPSPSPEATWLLQRFLASLPVFFLVSGIVSGRSLTDPAATVRTLAARVLPLCYLYTLWQPVVLGYRVLRDVTAGTSVDLVGELLRVAASPIRPNGEIWYLWALALHLVVIWATRRLPTAAVLIPTFVMCAALIGWGRTALGDDTWHVLGPGLQGLPLYLFFTVVGARAASPIVARVERTGPTTSVCALVLWAVLGELHARLGGVAQPAVGVVQTMVGTVAVLLAARTATRYAWATPISALGRWSVVPYLTHTAIIGVTLAAALWSGAMPLLVAHPTLTVAGLTILGTTFGLVAFVPLRNTPVAFAFRLPSRRRVQA; from the coding sequence ATGCGCGTTGGATGGTTGGACACGGCGAAGGGCCTGGCGATCGCCGGGATCGTGCTGATCCACGCGACGTCCTGGAGCCCCTCGCCCTCGCCCGAGGCGACCTGGCTCCTGCAGCGCTTCCTCGCTTCCCTCCCCGTGTTCTTCCTCGTCTCCGGGATCGTTTCCGGTCGCTCCCTCACCGATCCGGCCGCGACGGTCCGGACACTGGCGGCCCGAGTGCTCCCGCTCTGCTACCTCTACACGCTGTGGCAGCCCGTGGTCCTCGGGTACCGCGTCCTCCGCGACGTGACGGCGGGGACGTCGGTCGACCTCGTCGGTGAACTCCTCCGCGTGGCCGCATCACCGATCCGTCCGAACGGAGAGATCTGGTACCTGTGGGCACTCGCGCTGCACCTCGTCGTCATCTGGGCCACCAGACGCCTCCCGACCGCCGCGGTCCTCATCCCGACCTTCGTGATGTGCGCGGCTCTGATCGGCTGGGGCCGCACCGCACTCGGTGACGACACGTGGCACGTCCTCGGACCCGGACTGCAGGGGCTGCCGCTCTACCTGTTCTTCACGGTCGTGGGCGCCCGGGCGGCGTCCCCGATCGTCGCCCGTGTCGAACGCACCGGGCCGACCACATCCGTGTGCGCGCTGGTCCTCTGGGCCGTCCTCGGCGAGCTGCACGCACGCCTCGGCGGCGTGGCCCAGCCCGCGGTGGGGGTCGTCCAGACGATGGTCGGTACCGTCGCCGTCCTGCTCGCCGCCAGGACCGCGACACGGTACGCATGGGCGACGCCGATCAGCGCACTCGGTCGCTGGTCCGTGGTGCCCTACCTGACACACACGGCGATCATCGGCGTGACCCTCGCCGCGGCGCTGTGGTCCGGGGCGATGCCGCTGCTCGTCGCACACCCGACCCTCACTGTCGCGGGCCTGACGATCCTGGGGACGACCTTCGGTCTCGTCGCGTTCGTGCCGCTCCGGAACACGCCGGTCGCGTTCGCCTTCCGCCTGCCGAGCAGACGCCGCGTGCAGGCCTGA
- a CDS encoding MFS transporter — MTTPRRAWTMLALGVAAQAAGTLVVSAPALLIPHLVAQGMPLASAGLFAAAPTIGLVLTLIAWGAVTDRVGERVVIAGGLALTTVTVVAAWLSAGNPVLLGVAFLAAGMTSASTNAASGRVVVGWFPKERRGLAMGIRQMSQPLGVTLAAVTVPQLTEGSGIRAALVLPFVLSAVLTVLCAAGIVDPPRPARTAPAPGAASTTAANPYRSSGFLWRVHAVSVLLVVPQFTLSTYGLVWLVGLGWSTPAAGLLVGVSQFVGAVGRILVGAWSDRARSRVGPLRVVAVSAAAVMGVMALVDVSHWAAAAVFLLVATSVTVADNGLAYTSVAEAAGPSWSGRALGTQNTGQFLAASAVGPGVGALVGTLGFAASFGLVAVLPLLALPLVPRTDRSHD; from the coding sequence ATGACCACACCCCGCCGCGCGTGGACGATGCTCGCCCTCGGCGTCGCCGCCCAGGCCGCCGGCACCCTGGTGGTCTCCGCGCCGGCCCTGCTCATCCCACACCTGGTCGCGCAGGGCATGCCGCTCGCGTCGGCCGGGTTGTTCGCCGCCGCACCCACGATCGGTCTCGTCCTCACGCTCATCGCCTGGGGTGCGGTGACCGACCGGGTCGGCGAGCGCGTGGTGATCGCGGGCGGGCTGGCGCTCACCACGGTGACGGTGGTCGCGGCGTGGCTGTCCGCGGGGAACCCGGTGCTGCTCGGCGTGGCGTTCCTGGCGGCGGGCATGACGAGCGCGTCGACCAACGCCGCGAGCGGGCGGGTCGTGGTCGGGTGGTTCCCGAAGGAGCGGCGCGGCCTGGCGATGGGCATCCGGCAGATGTCGCAGCCGCTCGGCGTGACGCTCGCGGCGGTCACGGTCCCGCAGCTGACCGAGGGGTCCGGCATCCGCGCCGCCCTGGTGCTGCCGTTCGTCCTGAGCGCCGTGCTCACCGTGCTGTGCGCCGCCGGCATCGTCGATCCGCCGCGACCGGCCCGGACGGCTCCGGCCCCGGGCGCTGCCTCGACGACGGCCGCGAACCCGTACCGCTCGTCCGGCTTCCTGTGGCGGGTGCACGCGGTGTCGGTGCTGCTCGTGGTGCCGCAGTTCACGCTGTCGACCTACGGACTGGTGTGGCTCGTGGGGCTCGGCTGGTCGACCCCGGCCGCCGGCCTGCTCGTCGGGGTGTCCCAGTTCGTCGGCGCCGTCGGACGGATCCTCGTCGGGGCGTGGAGCGACCGTGCCCGGTCCCGCGTGGGGCCGCTGCGCGTGGTGGCGGTGTCGGCCGCGGCGGTGATGGGCGTGATGGCGCTCGTCGACGTGTCGCACTGGGCGGCAGCAGCGGTGTTCCTCCTCGTCGCGACGAGCGTCACGGTCGCGGACAACGGGCTGGCGTACACGTCGGTGGCCGAGGCCGCGGGACCGTCCTGGTCCGGCCGGGCACTCGGCACGCAGAACACCGGGCAGTTCCTCGCGGCGAGCGCCGTCGGCCCCGGGGTCGGGGCGCTCGTCGGGACGCTCGGCTTCGCGGCGTCGTTCGGACTCGTGGCGGTGCTGCCCCTGCTGGCGCTGCCGCTCGTGCCACGGACGGACCGCTCGCACGACTGA
- a CDS encoding GntR family transcriptional regulator encodes MTGTTTDDATTDAAPVSQTSQLYDNLREAILTLDIAPGERISERGLESRFHASRTPVRAALSRLEREGLILHEGRSWTVTPIDLDEIASLAELRGVLEPAAARLAVGRASVEQLDEVRAHLDDLRGAPDREAGIRMGSTFHLDLAALGGNRFITDTVADALTRLERTRWIEVRTAEARDAAWAEHSAILDAVRDGDADRAADLLAAHVAGTNDRLLSWIAQERRRLRGAGVTIVGSAAVLDETEYQHADVQADAS; translated from the coding sequence GTGACCGGAACGACGACCGACGACGCGACGACCGACGCCGCCCCGGTGTCGCAGACGAGCCAGCTCTACGACAACCTGCGCGAGGCGATCCTGACCCTCGACATCGCGCCGGGCGAGCGCATCTCGGAGCGCGGACTCGAGAGTCGCTTCCACGCCTCGCGGACGCCCGTGCGCGCGGCGCTGTCCCGCCTCGAGCGCGAGGGCCTCATCCTGCACGAGGGGCGCTCGTGGACGGTCACGCCCATCGACCTCGACGAGATCGCGTCGCTCGCCGAACTGCGCGGGGTCCTCGAGCCCGCTGCTGCTCGGCTCGCCGTCGGCCGGGCCTCCGTCGAACAGCTCGACGAGGTCCGGGCGCACCTGGACGACCTCCGGGGCGCTCCCGACCGCGAAGCCGGCATCCGGATGGGATCGACCTTCCACCTCGACCTCGCCGCGCTCGGCGGCAACCGGTTCATCACCGACACCGTGGCCGACGCCCTCACCCGGCTCGAGCGCACGCGCTGGATCGAGGTGCGCACCGCCGAGGCGCGCGACGCCGCGTGGGCCGAGCACAGTGCCATCCTCGACGCGGTCCGCGACGGCGACGCCGACCGAGCAGCTGACCTGCTCGCCGCGCACGTCGCGGGGACGAACGACCGGCTGCTCAGCTGGATCGCGCAGGAGCGTCGTCGGCTCCGCGGTGCGGGCGTGACGATCGTCGGCTCGGCGGCCGTCCTCGACGAGACCGAGTACCAGCACGCTGACGTCCAGGCCGACGCGAGCTGA
- a CDS encoding LacI family DNA-binding transcriptional regulator: MGPQRTAPPTVYDVASEAGVSIATVSRVLRTPDAVREGTRHRVQAAIRSLGYVPSGTARALAGRRTGVVGLLLPGFDVVPDERPDLVTDGGVRVVDDRRHVTQPFSSNLYFDEVLRGAETEAWQRGLALMVAAGRGSSRDVLVNDVAGRVDGLAVLAQTVPDDLLEHVARRVPVVVLADDRRSHGFDSVSVDNAAGMRTLASHVIGRLGIRSLVYLAGPIDSPDDMERSAGFRQALDDHDVPARSVRVVHGDFGRARARELAAGLLDGAEVPRAIVCSNDQSALGVLDAAGARGLRVPDDLVVTGFDGIDAGRFSSPRLTTVHQPMGELGRAAVRAIVDRLERREGPPRALRLPVEVLLRESCPPAL; this comes from the coding sequence GTGGGTCCGCAGCGCACCGCACCCCCCACGGTCTACGACGTCGCGTCCGAGGCCGGCGTCTCCATCGCGACGGTCTCGCGCGTGCTCCGCACGCCCGACGCGGTCCGCGAGGGCACCCGCCACAGGGTGCAGGCGGCGATCCGGAGCCTCGGCTACGTGCCCTCGGGCACCGCGCGCGCACTGGCCGGACGCCGGACCGGCGTGGTCGGGCTCCTGCTGCCCGGGTTCGACGTCGTACCGGACGAGCGTCCCGACCTCGTCACCGACGGCGGCGTCCGGGTGGTCGACGACCGACGGCACGTGACACAGCCGTTCTCGTCGAACCTGTACTTCGACGAGGTCCTGCGCGGCGCCGAGACCGAGGCGTGGCAGCGCGGCCTGGCGCTCATGGTGGCGGCGGGGCGGGGGTCCTCCCGGGACGTGCTCGTCAACGACGTCGCCGGCCGGGTCGACGGGCTCGCGGTCCTCGCCCAGACCGTGCCGGACGACCTGCTCGAGCACGTCGCCCGCCGTGTCCCGGTGGTGGTGCTCGCGGACGACCGGCGGTCGCACGGGTTCGACTCGGTGAGCGTGGACAACGCGGCGGGGATGCGGACCCTCGCGTCGCACGTGATCGGCCGGCTCGGGATCCGGTCGCTCGTGTACCTGGCCGGGCCGATCGACTCCCCGGACGACATGGAGCGCTCGGCGGGGTTCCGGCAGGCGCTCGACGACCACGACGTGCCGGCCCGGTCCGTGCGGGTCGTGCACGGTGACTTCGGCCGGGCCCGAGCGCGGGAGCTCGCGGCGGGGCTGCTCGACGGTGCCGAGGTGCCGCGGGCGATCGTCTGCTCGAACGACCAGTCCGCGCTCGGGGTGCTCGACGCGGCGGGGGCCCGCGGGCTCCGGGTGCCGGACGACCTGGTGGTGACGGGGTTCGACGGCATCGACGCCGGACGGTTCTCGAGCCCGCGGTTGACGACCGTGCACCAGCCGATGGGGGAGCTCGGGCGTGCCGCGGTCCGGGCGATCGTCGACCGGCTCGAGCGGCGGGAGGGGCCGCCGCGGGCGTTGCGCCTGCCGGTCGAGGTGCTGCTGCGCGAGAGCTGCCCGCCCGCGCTGTAG
- a CDS encoding ABC transporter substrate-binding protein, whose product MTLPPQRTPERAAPRTRAPERSRRRGRLAAALAGIAVVALAATGCSIQVRSQPDPSIGKDTMLINADRGNPLFDRNFNPYISNARTASKWMYEPLIEINPLDGKGTPWLASSWSQPDAKTIDMTIRKGVEWSDGRQFSAEDVVFTFDLLQKFPAMDIKGAWQHIDRIERDGDHVVFHLKSDDVPSLNIIGATYILPEHHYGKIKDPTTWRDPDPVGTGPFVLGNYSDQQYSMDKNPRYWQADKIAIEHLILPATNTQLDTVTRGYDWAYSFISDVEGTWGAASPDNKWWFPAGGVIGLIPNLTKAPYSDVNVRKGISYALNRDDIAETASEGNLSAAGQTGLILPNQEQYLDPSIPDKGMITQDTDRALAEFAKSGYTQQGGKLVKDGKQLEIRLMTANGYSDWLRAAQQVQRDLGKIGIKVDIQAPQPAGYQQNINNGQFDMAMGGMGNGDVFQAYNSLLSSDFYQPVGKSTVNNFERYRNADTQQLLDAYKATTDKAEQQRILNQLQGIVYDDLPVIGMYYGGLWGLFNTGKFVGWPSAEDPYMAPQNYDSAPLLIFTKLRLRDSEAGRKIMEEQAK is encoded by the coding sequence ATGACGCTTCCCCCACAGCGCACGCCGGAGCGCGCCGCGCCGCGCACCCGCGCCCCCGAGCGGTCGCGGCGCCGCGGCCGCCTTGCCGCCGCGCTCGCCGGCATCGCCGTCGTGGCCCTCGCCGCCACCGGCTGCAGCATCCAGGTCCGCTCCCAGCCGGACCCGAGCATCGGCAAGGACACGATGCTCATCAACGCGGACCGCGGCAACCCGCTGTTCGACCGCAACTTCAACCCGTACATCTCGAACGCCCGCACCGCGAGCAAGTGGATGTACGAGCCCCTCATCGAGATCAACCCCCTCGACGGCAAGGGCACCCCGTGGCTGGCGAGCTCGTGGAGCCAGCCGGACGCGAAGACCATCGACATGACGATCCGGAAGGGCGTCGAGTGGTCCGACGGCAGGCAGTTCAGTGCGGAGGACGTCGTCTTCACGTTCGACCTGCTCCAGAAGTTCCCCGCGATGGACATCAAGGGTGCCTGGCAGCACATCGACCGCATCGAGCGGGACGGTGACCACGTCGTCTTCCACCTGAAGAGCGACGACGTGCCGAGCCTCAACATCATCGGTGCGACGTACATCCTCCCCGAGCACCACTACGGCAAGATCAAGGACCCCACCACCTGGCGTGACCCGGACCCCGTCGGCACCGGCCCGTTCGTGCTCGGCAACTACTCCGACCAGCAGTACTCGATGGACAAGAACCCGCGGTACTGGCAGGCGGACAAGATCGCCATCGAGCACCTGATCCTGCCGGCGACGAACACGCAGCTCGACACCGTCACGCGCGGCTACGACTGGGCGTACTCGTTCATCTCCGACGTCGAGGGCACCTGGGGTGCGGCGTCCCCCGACAACAAGTGGTGGTTCCCGGCCGGCGGTGTGATCGGCCTCATCCCGAACCTCACGAAGGCGCCGTACAGCGACGTCAACGTCCGCAAGGGCATCTCGTACGCGCTGAACCGCGACGACATCGCCGAGACCGCGTCCGAGGGCAACCTCAGCGCCGCGGGACAGACCGGCCTGATCCTGCCGAACCAGGAGCAGTACCTCGACCCGTCGATCCCCGACAAGGGCATGATCACGCAGGACACCGACCGGGCCCTCGCTGAGTTCGCCAAGTCCGGGTACACCCAGCAGGGCGGCAAGCTCGTCAAGGACGGCAAGCAGCTCGAGATCAGGCTCATGACCGCGAACGGCTACTCGGACTGGCTCCGCGCCGCGCAGCAGGTCCAGCGCGACCTCGGGAAGATCGGCATCAAGGTCGACATCCAGGCGCCGCAGCCCGCGGGGTACCAGCAGAACATCAACAACGGCCAGTTCGACATGGCGATGGGCGGCATGGGGAACGGCGACGTCTTCCAGGCCTACAACTCGCTGCTGTCGAGCGACTTCTACCAGCCGGTCGGCAAGTCGACCGTGAACAACTTCGAGCGGTACCGGAACGCCGACACGCAGCAGCTCCTCGACGCGTACAAGGCGACGACCGACAAGGCCGAGCAGCAGCGGATCCTGAACCAGCTGCAGGGGATCGTGTACGACGACCTGCCCGTGATCGGCATGTACTACGGCGGGCTCTGGGGCCTGTTCAACACCGGCAAGTTCGTCGGCTGGCCGAGCGCGGAGGACCCGTACATGGCACCGCAGAACTACGACTCGGCACCGCTGCTCATCTTCACGAAGCTGCGACTCAGAGACAGTGAAGCGGGCCGGAAGATCATGGAGGAGCAGGCCAAGTGA
- a CDS encoding ABC transporter permease has translation MKYILQKLVLFVLTLWAAVTLNFVLPRLMPGSPSDAALAKLSQNGPVTDATKKAIEAQLGVPSGNLWDQYVSYLHQVVTLDFGTSYTFYPQPVGDLVGRALPYTLVLVGTVTVLAFVIGTLIGVAAAWKRGSWLDSLPTLSGSFMSTFPYFWTALLLLFFLGYVLHWFPTTGASSATSVPGWNGEYVGDVLLHAILPAVTILVTSLGGWIIGMRNAMINTLGDDYVTFAEANGLRGRTVAVRYAARNAILPNLTGFGLALGGVVGGSVLVEQVFGYPGIGYLLFNAVIGQDYPLMQALFLMITVSVLIANFIVDVLYGVLDPRTRR, from the coding sequence GTGAAGTACATCCTGCAGAAACTCGTCCTCTTCGTCCTCACCCTCTGGGCCGCGGTCACGCTGAACTTCGTGCTCCCGCGCCTCATGCCCGGCAGCCCGTCCGACGCGGCGCTGGCGAAGCTCAGCCAGAACGGCCCCGTCACGGACGCGACCAAGAAGGCCATCGAGGCGCAGCTCGGCGTCCCCTCCGGCAACCTGTGGGACCAGTACGTCAGCTACCTGCACCAGGTCGTCACCCTCGACTTCGGCACGAGCTACACGTTCTACCCGCAGCCCGTCGGTGACCTGGTCGGCCGGGCCTTGCCCTACACGCTCGTGCTCGTCGGCACGGTCACGGTCCTCGCGTTCGTGATCGGCACGCTCATCGGCGTCGCGGCGGCGTGGAAGCGCGGCTCCTGGCTCGACTCGCTCCCGACCCTGTCCGGCAGCTTCATGTCGACGTTCCCGTACTTCTGGACGGCGCTCCTGCTGCTGTTCTTCCTCGGCTACGTCCTGCACTGGTTCCCGACCACCGGGGCGTCCTCGGCGACGAGCGTCCCCGGCTGGAACGGCGAGTACGTCGGCGACGTGCTCCTGCACGCGATCCTGCCGGCGGTCACGATCCTCGTGACGAGTCTGGGCGGCTGGATCATCGGCATGCGGAACGCCATGATCAACACCCTCGGCGACGACTACGTCACCTTCGCCGAGGCGAACGGCCTCCGCGGCCGCACGGTCGCCGTCCGGTACGCCGCACGCAACGCGATCCTGCCGAACCTGACCGGCTTCGGCCTGGCCCTCGGCGGTGTCGTCGGCGGCTCGGTCCTGGTCGAGCAGGTGTTCGGCTACCCGGGCATCGGCTACCTGCTGTTCAACGCCGTGATCGGGCAGGACTACCCGCTCATGCAGGCCCTCTTCCTGATGATCACCGTGTCGGTGCTCATCGCCAACTTCATCGTGGACGTCCTCTACGGCGTCCTGGACCCGAGGACGCGCCGATGA
- a CDS encoding ABC transporter permease: MTNIKAPDATVAVRTQDTQHDQQAPSKLRSAGRQFGVVWSNTKARVGICILAFFVLVAIAAPLLAPYGASQNGFARNADATWAHWMGTTAAGEDVLSQLIYGARVSVLVGAVAGFLSTLVAVAIGLSWGYIRGWVAEVIGFIVNLFLVIPGLPLMIVIAAYLQNGGIAVIIAVIVVTGWAWGARVLRSQTQSLRSRDFVTAAQFSGDGATRIVFREILPNMTSLIVGSFFGAATSAILAEAGLEFLGLGDSSIVSWGTILYWAQNSNALLTGQWILLFAPGLCIALLAMSLTLINFGVDAVSNPRLREGARRKKEAAA; this comes from the coding sequence ATGACGAACATCAAGGCACCCGACGCAACCGTCGCAGTACGAACGCAAGACACGCAGCACGACCAGCAGGCCCCCTCCAAGCTCCGGTCAGCAGGACGACAGTTCGGTGTCGTCTGGAGCAACACCAAGGCCCGCGTCGGCATCTGCATCCTCGCGTTCTTCGTCCTCGTGGCGATCGCCGCCCCGCTCCTCGCCCCGTACGGCGCCAGCCAGAACGGCTTCGCGCGGAACGCCGACGCCACCTGGGCGCACTGGATGGGCACCACCGCCGCCGGCGAGGACGTCCTCTCCCAACTGATCTACGGCGCCCGGGTCTCCGTGCTCGTCGGCGCGGTCGCGGGCTTCCTGTCCACGCTCGTCGCCGTCGCGATCGGTCTGAGCTGGGGCTACATCCGCGGCTGGGTCGCCGAGGTCATCGGGTTCATCGTCAACCTGTTCCTCGTCATCCCGGGTCTGCCGCTCATGATCGTCATCGCGGCCTACCTGCAGAACGGCGGCATCGCGGTCATCATCGCCGTGATCGTCGTGACCGGTTGGGCCTGGGGCGCGCGCGTGCTCCGCTCCCAGACGCAGTCCCTCCGGAGCCGCGACTTCGTCACGGCGGCGCAGTTCTCCGGTGACGGTGCGACCCGCATCGTGTTCCGCGAGATCCTGCCGAACATGACGAGCCTCATCGTCGGCAGCTTCTTCGGTGCGGCGACGAGCGCGATCCTCGCCGAGGCGGGCCTGGAGTTCCTGGGGCTCGGCGACTCGTCGATCGTCAGCTGGGGCACGATCCTCTACTGGGCGCAGAACTCGAACGCGCTGCTCACCGGCCAGTGGATCCTGCTGTTCGCCCCCGGTCTCTGCATCGCCCTCCTGGCGATGAGCCTCACCCTCATCAACTTCGGCGTCGACGCCGTGTCCAACCCGCGGCTGCGCGAGGGCGCGCGCCGCAAGAAGGAGGCAGCAGCATGA
- a CDS encoding ABC transporter ATP-binding protein, with the protein MSGQTPDVTSDGLEARGGAATRLPSDATHATQDVLLDVRDLSVVYESAGQTAVQAVDHVSFSLRKGEFVGLVGESGSGKSTLGYALTRLQKPPARTNGGSIVFAGSDIRDLDDEALRQQRQGGFAMVLQSGMNALNPVRTVRNHFVDVFKAHGHVPRERWDARMRELVGKVKLPETMLARYPGELSGGMRQRVSIALALSLEPQLMVFDEPTTALDVLVQHAVMDTIIELQRSEGFTAILISHDLGIVLEATERVLVMHEGRIVEDGRSLEVLRDPQDDYTKMLLSHYADPRAAVVSLPGFPDRSLRSSEGATRQQTTSSFSTVGSRERSAARNPIVVDHLVKTYPAPRRGEQPVQAVRDVSFTLEPGQSLALVGQSGSGKSTIAKMLTGVEQPTSGTVRFGDTDVARLGRRGLKDLRSEVQMVFQDPYAALNPLHTVEYILSRPIANYTRLRGRDARRRMLEILETVGLAPVEQFAQKLPHQLSGGQRQRVVIARALASDPQVIIADEPVSMLDVTLRAGVLALLEDLREQWGVSLLYITHDLLSARLITDDIMVLHDGAVVERGRTAEVLQHPQDDYTVALLDAVPNPRRTLLA; encoded by the coding sequence ATGAGCGGCCAGACACCCGACGTGACCAGCGACGGCCTGGAGGCCCGTGGCGGCGCCGCCACGCGCCTCCCGTCCGACGCCACGCACGCGACGCAGGACGTCCTGCTCGACGTCCGCGACCTGTCGGTCGTCTACGAGTCGGCCGGCCAGACGGCCGTCCAGGCCGTCGACCACGTGTCGTTCAGCCTGCGCAAGGGCGAGTTCGTCGGCCTGGTCGGCGAGTCCGGCTCGGGCAAGTCGACCCTCGGCTACGCGCTCACCCGGCTGCAGAAGCCGCCGGCGCGGACCAACGGCGGCAGCATCGTCTTCGCCGGGAGCGACATCCGCGACCTCGACGACGAGGCGCTGCGCCAGCAGCGGCAGGGCGGATTCGCGATGGTGCTGCAGTCCGGCATGAACGCGCTCAACCCGGTGCGGACCGTCCGCAACCACTTCGTCGACGTGTTCAAGGCCCACGGCCACGTGCCGCGCGAGCGCTGGGACGCGCGGATGCGGGAGCTCGTCGGCAAGGTGAAGCTGCCCGAGACGATGCTCGCGCGGTACCCCGGGGAGCTCTCCGGCGGCATGCGCCAGCGCGTCTCGATCGCCCTCGCGCTGTCGCTCGAGCCGCAGCTCATGGTGTTCGACGAGCCGACGACGGCCCTCGACGTGCTCGTGCAGCACGCCGTGATGGACACGATCATCGAGCTGCAGCGCTCCGAGGGCTTCACGGCGATCCTGATCAGCCACGACCTCGGCATCGTGCTCGAAGCGACCGAGCGCGTGCTCGTCATGCACGAGGGACGGATCGTCGAGGACGGTCGCTCGCTCGAGGTCCTCCGCGACCCGCAGGACGACTACACGAAGATGCTGCTGTCGCACTACGCGGACCCGCGCGCCGCGGTGGTCTCGCTGCCCGGCTTCCCCGACCGGTCGCTCCGTTCGTCCGAGGGGGCGACGCGGCAACAGACGACCTCGTCGTTCAGCACCGTCGGGTCCCGCGAACGCAGCGCCGCCCGCAACCCGATCGTCGTCGACCACCTCGTGAAGACGTACCCGGCGCCCCGCCGCGGCGAACAGCCCGTGCAGGCCGTCCGCGACGTGTCGTTCACGCTCGAGCCCGGGCAGTCGCTCGCCCTCGTCGGCCAGTCCGGCTCGGGCAAGTCGACGATCGCGAAGATGCTCACCGGTGTCGAGCAGCCGACGAGCGGCACGGTGCGCTTCGGCGACACGGACGTGGCTCGTCTGGGCAGGAGGGGCCTGAAGGACCTGCGCTCCGAGGTGCAGATGGTGTTCCAGGACCCCTACGCGGCGCTCAACCCGCTGCACACCGTCGAGTACATCCTGTCCCGGCCGATCGCGAACTACACGAGACTCCGCGGCCGCGATGCCCGTCGCCGGATGCTCGAGATCCTCGAGACCGTGGGCCTGGCGCCCGTCGAGCAGTTCGCGCAGAAGCTCCCGCACCAGCTCTCCGGCGGGCAGCGGCAGCGCGTGGTGATCGCTCGGGCGCTCGCGAGCGACCCGCAGGTGATCATCGCCGACGAGCCCGTCTCGATGCTCGACGTGACGCTGCGCGCGGGCGTGCTCGCGCTGCTCGAGGACCTGCGCGAGCAGTGGGGCGTCTCGCTCCTCTACATCACGCACGACCTGCTCAGCGCGCGGCTCATCACCGACGACATCATGGTGCTGCACGACGGCGCCGTGGTGGAGCGGGGTCGCACGGCCGAGGTGCTGCAGCACCCGCAGGACGACTACACGGTCGCGCTGCTGGACGCGGTGCCGAACCCGCGGCGGACACTGCTCGCATGA